The nucleotide window TTTTGACGTATTCTATCTCGTAATCATACGCGGATAAAATAACGGCCCACCTCTGTATCCTACTAGCGGTAATTTGAGGAATGTTTTTATGTTGGCCAAATATTGAAACCAAAGGTTTGTGATCGGTCCGTAATAAAAATTTGCGTCCGTATAAATATTGGTGAAATTTCTTTAACGCGAATATTATAGCTAAACCTTCGCGATGAATCTGCGAATAATTCTTTTCCGCATCACTAAGTGACCTAGACGCAAACGCGACTGCCCGCTCGCGCCCCCTTTCGTCCCTTAGTGAAAGCACTGCCCCAACGCCCCTCGGGCTCCCGTCACAAGTGAGCACCAGCGGGAGGTCTGGATCGTAATGAGCCAGTACCTCCGCGCTCGTCAGCAATTTCTTTACTTCCCGAAAAGACCACTCACATTCTCCATCCCAGTTCCAAATTACATTTTTCCGTAATAAGTTATACAAAGGAGCTAATATGaaactaatatttttaataaacttcgCAAAGAAATTGACCATCCCTAGGAAAGAACGTAATTCGGTCACGTTTTGTGGAGCTGCCATTTTTagaattgaatttatttttgacttATCTGCCCTTATCCCGTCTTTGGAGACCACGTACCCCAGATAAGTAACTTCTTGGGTTAAGAACACGCATTTACTTTTCTTCAACTTTAACCCGTTGTCTAACAACCGTTGTAGAACCAATTCCAGCGAGTGAATATGCTCCGCCTCCGTCTTACCCCCAATTATCACATCGTCTAAAAATACCTGAACGTTTGGAATGCCTTTTAATAAACTCGTCATTATTCTTTGGAAAATACCTACACTTGATGCCAGTCCATAAACTAAACGATTATACCTAAAAAGGCCTCGATGCGTATTTATTACGGTGTACATCTTAGACTCGTCCAGTTCCACCTGGTTGTATGCCTGCGATAAGTCAATTttgctaaaatatttattgccgtTCAAACCTACTAACACATCGTCAATTTTAGGCAAAGGATAACGATCGATCAGTAAGACGGGGTTCAAAGTAGATTTATAGTCCGCACATAATCTAAGGGTGCCATCAGGCTTAGGAATAGGTACCAGTGGCGAGGCCCAGTCGGAGTGGTCCACGGGCTCGATGACGCCCGCGCGCAGCATGGCGTCCAGCTCGGCGTCCACCCGCGCGCACAGCGCGTACGGCAGCGGCCGCGCGCGGTGGAACACCGGCGCCGCCCCCTCGCGCACCGCCAGCGTCGCCTGGCCGCCCGTGTACCGTCCCAGACCGCCACTGAACAGCTCCTTATATCTGTCGAGTACATTAACAATATTGTTATTCACATGCTTCAATTCCTCTTTCCCAGATACAAAATTACAGCTAAATTTAGGAATAGGTATATCTGGAACCTTAATACCTAATTCGGCCAACCATTGCCTCCCTATTAATGAAGTCGTACCGGAATCTATTATAAACAATTGCAAAACTTTCGTTATATTGCCGTATCTAACTTTAGGTCTAATCATACCGAATggtttaaatttacaattattaataaatgtgaAAACAGTATTTCCGGGTTCTAACACACAATCGTTGAAAAGGTCGTCATACATCTTTTTACTTATACAGGCAATAGCGGTGGCTGTATCAATCTCCATGGTAACAAGTTTATTGTCTATATACACAGAAACACTTACTGGTTTATAGTCGTTCAAGCACAGATGGTTTAATTCTTGCTCGATGTCATACTCATTCCCGCTGATATCCGCGTCCTCCATCTGTTGCACATTTCCGAAATGCAGGCCACTTCTCTCCGCCCTTGCCCACTCTGGGCAAACCCGGCGTAAATGACCCGTGCGCTGGCACTTGCTGCAGATAAAGGTCTTATAGCGACAGCTCCCGTAGGTATGGTTTTGCGCGCCACAGGCCCCACAAGACGGATAGCGCTGTTGCGGCCCGACTGTAGGGCCCCCGCTGGGCCAGTTGGCCCTCGCGAAGCCCGGCCGCTGCTGGCTGGCCCATGCCGGGCCCACTCCGCCACCTCTCCGCTTGCGTAGGCCGCTCCCGCCGGCCGGCGCGAGCGCATGTACCGCGGCCGGctccccgccgccgccgccgctcccgCTGGCCTCCGACTCCCGTGACCCCTTCGCCTCCACCGCGGCCGAGTCCCGTTCCGCCGCCTCGAGGGCGGTCGCGACCTTCACCGCTCGCGCATAGGTCACGCCGTCACTCTCAGCAAACAGCCGCTGGCGAATAATGTCACTCCTTATTCCACATACGAACTGATCCCGCATGTTGTCATCCAGTTTGTCTTCGAACTTGCAATaccttgacaatttttttaattccgcTACATAACCGGCTATAGTTTCATCCGCGCCCTGTCTCCTTTGTCTAAACCGGAACCGCTCTGCCAACGCCGATGGCGCCGGTTGTAAGTGATCACTCATGCACTTTACCGCCTCGGCAAATGTTAACTTTTCAGGTTCCTTCGGGCTAGCCAAATTCACTAATAGTTCGTATGCTTCGTCCCCCATAGACGCGATAAGCACTGGTAACTTCATATCGTCCGCCACTTTATTAACTTTTAAGTACATTTTGAGCCGATCCACGTACGACGACCACACCCCGCACTTAACGTCGAACACACTTAACTTTCCGATCGACATATCGAGCTCcggtgttaattttattgtccgTCGAGAGATCTCTTACTTAATTGACTCGTCGCCACTGTAAAGTCCCCAGTAAATCCCTCGGGATATTTATATTAGCGGAGCACAAGGAAACACAACCGTTAGGAATCTTCATATATTGCAAGGCAAGTCTTAGGTCTACCCGCGCTGTCAAGCGTTTcttaatgtatttatatctaCCTACACTACACTTAACTTCGGTGATCGAATGAAAACGAGAACCTAGAAAGTTGTATGGATGAAAATGCGAAATAAACTAATAGACTAATACACGCATGTCGTGTAAAGTGTTTCACAGCTCCAGCACACACAGCCGCCAGGCGGGCGCTACGGTCGCGCACATAGCAAGTACAAAAGTGGTGTAGTAGTAGGTAGACCAGATCATGCTCATTTAATATATCTGAAACATATTATGTGGTTTTGTGCTGTATAATGTAATGTTAAAAGGTCGATCGATGAACAATTCAATGGTTACCTAATGAACAAATAGCAACTCATCATTTTCCAGTTGTTGTTAATTTACTACTacacaataattaaaataaaatacctaatgataaaacaaaaacaatacaatccATTTAACGATTAAGTAGTAATGTAGTCGGCACAACAGGACATGACGTaattaaatgcctacaattCGAACGATATAATTACAccatgtagccgccgtgcaggtcaggATCACGACGAGTCGAAGTTAATTGATATAATCTTCCAAAATTGAAACTGGTTTACAAGGGTTTTTGCCAAAACGGTTAAATGCAGAAGTGGTGTGTTAATAGTATGGAGACTGATGAAAAAGTGATTTGCTGATTTGCAATATTTGATAAGTACACACGGTGACTTAAATTTaagtgcctctaattggccgcgatacaaaatATGTGGAGCGATCCTATTGGTGCTTCAGAAAAGCATCCGAATACtagccgagcccgacggctgcgtttagctactgtataaggaatatttttatacaataataagtTGCATTCGCAACACACCACAATAAATGAGAAACGCTCAATCGGTTATAGTATTCATAAACTTacgataagaagaagaagaagagatttTACTATGAACATTAAAGAACCTTTCACTGAAAACTATGTCTAATATATCCGGGTTCCGAGACCTGCACAATTAGAAACCTAATTATACTACATAATTAAAataccaatttttttatgaGTTAGCAGCTCATCTGTTAtgggtcattctactttttactgCAGGTTTTTACGATTTCAAACAATCTTGAAATTGTAATATTagtaatgtattttaatcataatcataatcattgatttgcacataaaaagggttttacatagatattataaaagttacattggtctagcctttttagctgtttttggcagcatgcaaatgggtccttataatacattaaatttgtattacataagactaccttaaattaacttaattaattactaactacattaacttaaattaaactagaatagGATGCACAATAAGTTAACTTTACAATtcaatacaaattacaatacagtcccagcaattgataataaaataactaagttCATATGTAATGTccaggtaataaatatttataatacaaatttgactaatattaattttaaacgttATTATGCGCAATAAATTCATTAATAGAGTAGAATGATTTTGTCAGTAGCCATTTAAAAAGCgctgttttaaatttagtatatgGCAGATCTTTTATATGCTGTGGTAGTTTATTGTATATAGTGACACCCATACAGtaacagtttttcttaaaagcagcatttttttgctgtttgggtacaatttaacattttaactTACACTAGCTACTAAAAAATGATATGCTCAGAATAGGCCTAAACATTTGACCCTTGGCttttttttagtacctatttatagTCTGGAGTAGGCAAATACCTAGTCTTGACAATCAGATTAAATTAATTTCCACATTCGagtaaaataagtacctaagcgGAAAAGATACCAAACGGATAAATAACGAGAGAAATACattatagcaaagaggatataataggatagatagagtggtactgtcatagtaaattttgttatcacaagaaattcactgccatctatccacacactttaaaactaaaaatgaagattttaaaaatacgataaaatgtatgtaaatatggataaatgtttttttcaatttgcattaattatttttatgatttggacccatgttttttcactgatatgctttaaaattgttaagaggccggtgtcgattttggagcaaaaatgtaaaattgatagatttagtcgttgaaattatacacgttttgttacgtaatatctaaataacaagtactggtttctattagcatgtcttctaatcttgccttttaataatgaggtcgcgagcgtgcgtcaccggtaatatatgaagagaagggtcagtttttaaaaaatcatcaaaaaattatggtggtaaattatacaaattgatgtataagaatagtttcagcacatTTGTTTTGAAGTGAtgtctggagaaaattgaattcgtttaactttcatttcctcgaactctgtcatataacaaaaaccggccaagtgcgagtcggactcgcgttccaagggttccgtacattacacaatttaaacaatgtatcttttatgtgaattgtctttaaaaaatccgtaggggtcggatcaaaaactaagtaattaagtccgactcacgcttgactgcacatttctaataggttttccttccggtgatctataggtaaagatctattttgtgtattttttcttgaataacttctaaactatgaaatttaaaattataaaaaaaatatatttgagattctcacaaagacctttttcatttgatatataacacgatatagtttgacaaactttattttttaattttttcatttaccccccaaaagtggcccccgtgtttaaaattaatatgtttacgttacacgtccatctttgggtcacaaacttacatatgtgtaccaaatttcaacttaattggtccagtagtttcggagaaaataggctgtgacagacggacagacagacagacggatagacagacagacggacagacagacagacgcacgagtgatcctataagggttccatttttttccatttgaggtacggaaccctaaaaatgtaatctgataaaggccaagtacagaatatgtgtaatacaaatttaccatttttagcagtccaaactttacgaaatttacatataagagcgacaaaatcagtgcatTACGTGCGTTTACCTAAAaatccatcagaaaaaaaatcattactaatttagtgagtctgttttcaaaccagtactttttatttcaattgggtaacaaaaggtgtacaatttcaccgactaaatctatcaattttacatttttgcgactgaaattgacaccggcctcttaataacaaacgaaaccgtcaacgccctctgtacgagagtaggtcaaaggtagtggcgccatctgatcaagaatcaaattttcgtgattttcgaggcacgttttttccttagactttatctatctattacggagttatatctatctttggttatagtatatatattatatatatatatatatatatatatagtatggttatagtatgtatattatgtattattgaaCAAAACAAGTTCATAACAAAACGAATGAATACCGAAACCAATCAAATGCAATGACAAGAACAAGTAAATAGTATGCTGTAATGACGATATccctaatattattaaattattatgtatttaatacacCAGGCGAGGCGTAGTGAACATTCTGGTGATGACGATATGCCAGTGTCGTTTTAAACGACTCgtttagtacagtcagcatgtTAACCCATGCAtgatttttctttttgcccgaaattaatatatgtgttacgtaattgtttgctgattatgggaaaaatagcaaaaaaaatataacatcgattttcactgaaaaatcGGTGTTAGAAGTTTCATAGGctaaatcataattatttatgtaaatatataattttcagtaagagatatatgaaaaacTATTTGTAATACacctatgataaagtttttaaatataaaataattacaaaccccgaaaaacaCGTCCAAACTctcatactaaaaatcatcaaattctggatttttttcaaatttcccgACATTTTCtcttaaaacgaatgtaatttttataaataaaaatatagcgtaaatttaaaaaaaatcggaaaacggattagttttactattgaaataatatataagaacaaatagattttatctaataacgtataaaattatattatgtttttgttgtgtaggctgcatccatcactatAAATGTAAGGATTTTAAGTACTGTCGTGCACACAGCCGTGGTGATGGCAAACAATAGGACGGCCCACTTTGTGGTAGGTACTGTAAGAGAGAGCGAcctaaatgataatttaaaagataattaataaacacattTCGTCGGTCCTTTATATATTTATCCAATATATTCGCTACGTAGTTACGTACAACACGTCTCATAATAGCTGCTTTTTCTAGAATACCGATGCACACCCGTTCCGTCTGACAGCGAGATCTGATTCTGGATTCAAACATGTACGAGTACGTAACTGTTGCTAGTCACCGTCCAAAAGGGCTGTAAAGGTTGCaaacctttacagtacctacTAAACCTACGATCCcgtaaattgtattattaaatcTTAATCATTAATATTTACGAAGTATGTATGCACCtatatacaattatatttacctatttatagaacattaaatagtatttttaatgaaatgacaGTTGAGTGAGTGCAACCGCACCTAGCTAcctaatttgttataaaataggTGGCACGTATTTTTATGTACTCAAAAAACTTAATGTAATAAAGGCAAACTTAATGCCATGAGGGATTCTCTGTCAGTGAACCTTAGGGCAAATTAGAAAAGCGGTGCATTTGAAAATcaaaagaaaacattattttaagaacccttataaaattttatactaattattaattatctacTCTATCCATAATCTGCTGACGCTACGTTGTTATCAAGTTTCATTAATAGCTCGACGCAGCAGACACAGCAGGCCACGTTATAATTCTTGTTTGAAACatcttatcaaattaaatatttaatagatgATTGAGTGCAAACCGGGAGGTTATTTTGGGATAAAAAGACGTTGTAACCGTGGAGACCATACGTCTCTGTTGTTATTTATCGAACTTGGATGGACACCCTACTACGTAGTAACTCTGTGACgctaccgcgtgtctagatTTTTCATGTCACTaactataggtatgtatatgaaccaaagatagatataactccgtaatagatggatacagtctaagaaaaaaacgtgtctcgaaaatcaagaaaatttgattctcgttcagagggcgctactagttttggcctacagtcgtatagatggcgttgacggtttcgtttgttatttaacaattttaacgcatatcagtaaaagaacatgggtcaaaatcataaaaataattaatgcaaataaaaaaaaacatttatttatatttaaatacattctatcgtatttttataaatcttcatttttagttttaaagtgtgtcgacagatggcagtgaatttactggggttacaaaatttactatgacagtaccgctctagtataagttactctatgatatgaacTAATATGAACATAATATGTGTGTAACTatgtttaagaagtgtaacgctcttacggtagatgtcgctagggtcccctagacctaTAGTACCCATacagtgggaagatttgctgactatggatgaggtttcggtggctcagttggtagagcgctggagtatcggtCCAGAGGCCGTGAATTCAAGTCCCACCCCATTCagtatttttccacttttaaatagcatcgttcgcagacgtttctggttgttaaaacttttatttatgtatatgatGTCAGTGTAAATGTTGTAATTATgtattactagctgttgcccgcgacttcgtacgcgtggatttgtatgttggtggttatatattttaaatgagcatagaacattatgcagcaaaagaaaTCAGTAGttcttctatgctaataatatatattttttatactacgacggtggcaaacaagcatacggcccgcctgatgttaagcagtctccgtagcctatgtacgcctgcaactccagaggaccCGACCgagttgccgaccctaacactcctctccctcgttgagctcctAGCGTTGAATATACTTTTATACAAAGATTtcagtcccgcactcaataaaatgtttgatctccatacaaactttcaacccccttttcaccaccttaggggatgaattttcaaaaatgctgaaatgagttttcttgtattttaataatatatcttttaacgaagtttcaaattgctagcttaaaataaaacttgaaccccataaaaactttggaccctcatttcatccccttaggggatgaattttgaaaaac belongs to Cydia strobilella chromosome 15, ilCydStro3.1, whole genome shotgun sequence and includes:
- the LOC134747879 gene encoding uncharacterized protein LOC134747879, with protein sequence MSIGKLSVFDVKCGVWSSYVDRLKMYLKVNKVADDMKLPVLIASMGDEAYELLVNLASPKEPEKLTFAEAVKCMSDHLQPAPSALAERFRFRQRRQGADETIAGYVAELKKLSRYCKFEDKLDDNMRDQFVCGIRSDIIRQRLFAESDGVTYARAVKVATALEAAERDSAAVEAKGSRESEASGSGGGGGEPAAVHALAPAGGSGLRKRRGGGVGPAWASQQRPGFARANWPSGGPTVGPQQRYPSCGACGAQNHTYGSCRYKTFICSKCQRTGHLRRVCPEWARAERSGLHFGNVQQMEDADISGNEYDIEQELNHLCLNDYKPI